In the genome of Triticum urartu cultivar G1812 chromosome 5, Tu2.1, whole genome shotgun sequence, one region contains:
- the LOC125507958 gene encoding protein FAR1-RELATED SEQUENCE 5-like isoform X2, with product MPPSPGADTQKFVMGDMVTELDEAQVRNAENSTEQRKAYNVVDHEVSPATELPSGKEPVGNQSMTEGRLQPAGDNYQEPVGKQSMTEGTLQPAGDNDQDPSSDSIEKNTEGLLADGQDQQTNSVYHPLQQAEEENQLHDIVESNEMLRNNSSSETDSDSSSGSDSDSEVGKYFYPQIEQLEMAKQPEPGMKFQTLEDAHRFYNTYALLTGFEAKRGTNYMRKKFHLICNRSGKLRATPDLQRKRKRKSIEKTNCQAKVIVKLTKGQWEFTTVRNEHNHPLCPSASLTKFYLSHKHISTEERSFLKVLQRTRIPPNKVMKIFRRMRGSFGSIPFKKKDGTNLLCIEQHRKENSDVGRMLMYFKEKELQDPSFQCMKQTDEDNIVRSVFWTDARSRMDYEIFGDFLLFDTTYTTDRHNMLFAPIIGINNHGRTLLLGCALLHDESAETYKWMFETLLHVMEDKMPVSIITNQDEAMAKAIGEVMPQVRHRLCKWDVLEKAQQNISAFIAESGNIKADLNSLIDNSLTEKEFEEGWDALIERYGASENEYLQLLWQRRKNWVPVYFREDFYPFVQSHGCDEGMNLLFNDYVLSIDRIEKFIERYEEIHKNITKTDEEDRLQTGTVPSCFSLQPIEKHAADIYTRQIFLKVQRELLHSTAFNVQEVQRGAVYRLNKVFNYENPEFDRNNFEVQVESGPNAFKCQCAKFTRDGILCCHIFRLFTQFGINQIPEQYIVPRWTEKFREEKEKQYKKKCSEQMDTTMRYTNFMTKMADLGKTICSDGAKYDAFMLEVDKIQVNFATAQK from the exons TTTGTGATGGGAGACATGGTTACGGAACTGGACGAGGCACAAGTAAGAAATGCAGAGAACTCCACGGAACAGAGGAAGGCATACAATGTAGTAGACCATGAAGTTTCCCCTGCAACAGAATTACCTAGTGGAAAG GAACCTGTTGGCAACCAATCAATGACAGAAGGAAGACTGCAACCGGCCGGTGATAATTACCAG GAACCTGTTGGCAAACAATCAATGACAGAAGGAACACTACAACCAGCTGGTGATAATGATCAG GACCCATCTTCAGATAGTATTGAAAAGAATACAGAAGGACTACTGGCAGATGGACAGGATCAACAAACCAACTCAGTTTACCATCCACTGCAGCAAGCCGAAGAAGAAAACCAGTTACATGATATTGTGGAAAGCAACGAAATGCTAAGGAACAATAGCAGCAGTGAAACTGATTCAGACAGCAGCTCAGGGAGTGACTCAGATAGTGAAGTCGGAAAATACTTCTATCCTCAAATTGAACAATTGGAGATGGCAAAACAACCAGAGCCTGGAATGAAATTCCAAACCCTTGAAGATGCGCACAGGTTCTATAATACATATGCTCTCCTAACAGGTTTTGAGGCAAAGCGCGGTACAAATTACATGAGGAAGAAGTTTCACCTCATATGCAACAGGAGTGGTAAATTGAGGGCAACTCCGGACCTGCAGAGGAAGCGGAAGAGAAAATCTATAGAGAAGACAAATTGCCAAGCAAAGGTAATAGTGAAACTCACTAAAGGCCAATGGGAGTTCACAACAGTTCGTAATGAGCATAACCATCCGCTATGTCCAAGTGCTTCCCTCACAAAATTCTACTTGAGCCACAAACACATATCAACCGAAGAAAGGTCATTTCTGAAAGTTCTGCAACGAACTAGGATACCTCCAAATAAAGTTATGAAGATTTTTAGGAGAATGAGAGGCAGCTTTGGAAGCATACCATTCAAGAAAAAAGATGGGACCAATTTACTATGTATAGAACAACATAGAAAAGAGAACTCAGATGTTGGAAGAATGTTGATGTACTTCAAAGAAAAGGAGCTTCAGGatccaagttttcaatgcatgaAGCAAACAGATGAAGACAACATAGTTCGGAGTGTTTTCTGGACTGATGCGAGGTCAAGGATGGATTATGAGATTTTTGGAGATTTCCTGTTGTTTGATACTACCTATACCACAGATAGGCATAACATGCTATTTGCTCCTATTATTGGAATAAATAACCATGGGAGAACCCTCTTGTTAGGATGTGCCTTGTTACATGATGAGAGCGCCGAAACATACAAATGGATGTTCGAAACACTTTTGCATGTGATGGAAGACAAAATGCCAGTATCAATTATAACAAACCAGGATGAAGCTATGGCAAAAGCAATTGGAGAGGTCATGCCACAAGTAAGGCATCGGTTGTGCAAATGGGATGTACTGGAAAAAGCACAGCAAAATATTTCAGCCTTCATAGCAGAAAGTGGCAACATAAAAGCAGACCTGAATAGCTTGATTGACAACTCACTGACAGAAAAAGAATTTGAAGAAGGGTGGGATGCACTCATTGAGAGATACGGTGCAAGTGAAAACGAATACCTACAACTCTTGTGGCAAAGAAGGAAAAACTGGGTGCCTGTTTATTTCAGAGAAGATTTCTATCCATTTGTCCAATCACATGGATGTGACGAAGGGATGAACTTGTTATTCAATGACTATGTGCTTTCTATTGACAGAATAGAGAAGTTCATTGAAAGATATGAGGAGATACATAAGAATATAACTAAAACAGATGAAGAAGATAGACTGCAAACAGGAACTGTACCTTCATGCTTTTCATTGCAGCCAATAGAAAAGCATGCAGCTGATATTTACACAAGGCAAATATTTCTGAAAGTACAGAGAGAACTTCTCCACTCTACCGCTTTCAATGTGCAGGAGGTCCAAAGAGGGGCTGTGTACCGACTAAACAAGGTTTTCAACTATGAGAATCCAGAGTTTGATCGAAATAACTTTGAAGTGCAGGTTGAATCTGGCCCCAATGCATTCAAATGCCAGTGCGCAAAGTTTACCAGGGATGGAATACTGTGCTGCCACATATTCAGACTTTTCACACAGTTTGGAATCAATCAAATACCAGAGCAGTACATAGTGCCCAGATGGACTGAAAAATTCAGAGAAGAGAAGGAGAAACAGTACAAGAAAAAATGCTCAGAGCAGATGGACACTACAATGAGATACACAAATTTTATGACTAAAATGGCTGACCTCGGCAAAACAATATGCAGCGATGGCGCAAAATACGACGCATTCATGCTTGAAGTCGACAAGATTCAGGTGAACTTCGCAACAGCACAAAAATAA
- the LOC125507958 gene encoding protein FAR1-RELATED SEQUENCE 5-like isoform X1, translated as MPPSPGADTQKFVMGDMVTELDEAQVRNAENSTEQRKAYNVVDHEVSPATELPSGKIKYLTQEPVGNQSMTEGRLQPAGDNYQEPVGKQSMTEGTLQPAGDNDQDPSSDSIEKNTEGLLADGQDQQTNSVYHPLQQAEEENQLHDIVESNEMLRNNSSSETDSDSSSGSDSDSEVGKYFYPQIEQLEMAKQPEPGMKFQTLEDAHRFYNTYALLTGFEAKRGTNYMRKKFHLICNRSGKLRATPDLQRKRKRKSIEKTNCQAKVIVKLTKGQWEFTTVRNEHNHPLCPSASLTKFYLSHKHISTEERSFLKVLQRTRIPPNKVMKIFRRMRGSFGSIPFKKKDGTNLLCIEQHRKENSDVGRMLMYFKEKELQDPSFQCMKQTDEDNIVRSVFWTDARSRMDYEIFGDFLLFDTTYTTDRHNMLFAPIIGINNHGRTLLLGCALLHDESAETYKWMFETLLHVMEDKMPVSIITNQDEAMAKAIGEVMPQVRHRLCKWDVLEKAQQNISAFIAESGNIKADLNSLIDNSLTEKEFEEGWDALIERYGASENEYLQLLWQRRKNWVPVYFREDFYPFVQSHGCDEGMNLLFNDYVLSIDRIEKFIERYEEIHKNITKTDEEDRLQTGTVPSCFSLQPIEKHAADIYTRQIFLKVQRELLHSTAFNVQEVQRGAVYRLNKVFNYENPEFDRNNFEVQVESGPNAFKCQCAKFTRDGILCCHIFRLFTQFGINQIPEQYIVPRWTEKFREEKEKQYKKKCSEQMDTTMRYTNFMTKMADLGKTICSDGAKYDAFMLEVDKIQVNFATAQK; from the exons TTTGTGATGGGAGACATGGTTACGGAACTGGACGAGGCACAAGTAAGAAATGCAGAGAACTCCACGGAACAGAGGAAGGCATACAATGTAGTAGACCATGAAGTTTCCCCTGCAACAGAATTACCTAGTGGAAAG ATTAAATACCTAACACAGGAACCTGTTGGCAACCAATCAATGACAGAAGGAAGACTGCAACCGGCCGGTGATAATTACCAG GAACCTGTTGGCAAACAATCAATGACAGAAGGAACACTACAACCAGCTGGTGATAATGATCAG GACCCATCTTCAGATAGTATTGAAAAGAATACAGAAGGACTACTGGCAGATGGACAGGATCAACAAACCAACTCAGTTTACCATCCACTGCAGCAAGCCGAAGAAGAAAACCAGTTACATGATATTGTGGAAAGCAACGAAATGCTAAGGAACAATAGCAGCAGTGAAACTGATTCAGACAGCAGCTCAGGGAGTGACTCAGATAGTGAAGTCGGAAAATACTTCTATCCTCAAATTGAACAATTGGAGATGGCAAAACAACCAGAGCCTGGAATGAAATTCCAAACCCTTGAAGATGCGCACAGGTTCTATAATACATATGCTCTCCTAACAGGTTTTGAGGCAAAGCGCGGTACAAATTACATGAGGAAGAAGTTTCACCTCATATGCAACAGGAGTGGTAAATTGAGGGCAACTCCGGACCTGCAGAGGAAGCGGAAGAGAAAATCTATAGAGAAGACAAATTGCCAAGCAAAGGTAATAGTGAAACTCACTAAAGGCCAATGGGAGTTCACAACAGTTCGTAATGAGCATAACCATCCGCTATGTCCAAGTGCTTCCCTCACAAAATTCTACTTGAGCCACAAACACATATCAACCGAAGAAAGGTCATTTCTGAAAGTTCTGCAACGAACTAGGATACCTCCAAATAAAGTTATGAAGATTTTTAGGAGAATGAGAGGCAGCTTTGGAAGCATACCATTCAAGAAAAAAGATGGGACCAATTTACTATGTATAGAACAACATAGAAAAGAGAACTCAGATGTTGGAAGAATGTTGATGTACTTCAAAGAAAAGGAGCTTCAGGatccaagttttcaatgcatgaAGCAAACAGATGAAGACAACATAGTTCGGAGTGTTTTCTGGACTGATGCGAGGTCAAGGATGGATTATGAGATTTTTGGAGATTTCCTGTTGTTTGATACTACCTATACCACAGATAGGCATAACATGCTATTTGCTCCTATTATTGGAATAAATAACCATGGGAGAACCCTCTTGTTAGGATGTGCCTTGTTACATGATGAGAGCGCCGAAACATACAAATGGATGTTCGAAACACTTTTGCATGTGATGGAAGACAAAATGCCAGTATCAATTATAACAAACCAGGATGAAGCTATGGCAAAAGCAATTGGAGAGGTCATGCCACAAGTAAGGCATCGGTTGTGCAAATGGGATGTACTGGAAAAAGCACAGCAAAATATTTCAGCCTTCATAGCAGAAAGTGGCAACATAAAAGCAGACCTGAATAGCTTGATTGACAACTCACTGACAGAAAAAGAATTTGAAGAAGGGTGGGATGCACTCATTGAGAGATACGGTGCAAGTGAAAACGAATACCTACAACTCTTGTGGCAAAGAAGGAAAAACTGGGTGCCTGTTTATTTCAGAGAAGATTTCTATCCATTTGTCCAATCACATGGATGTGACGAAGGGATGAACTTGTTATTCAATGACTATGTGCTTTCTATTGACAGAATAGAGAAGTTCATTGAAAGATATGAGGAGATACATAAGAATATAACTAAAACAGATGAAGAAGATAGACTGCAAACAGGAACTGTACCTTCATGCTTTTCATTGCAGCCAATAGAAAAGCATGCAGCTGATATTTACACAAGGCAAATATTTCTGAAAGTACAGAGAGAACTTCTCCACTCTACCGCTTTCAATGTGCAGGAGGTCCAAAGAGGGGCTGTGTACCGACTAAACAAGGTTTTCAACTATGAGAATCCAGAGTTTGATCGAAATAACTTTGAAGTGCAGGTTGAATCTGGCCCCAATGCATTCAAATGCCAGTGCGCAAAGTTTACCAGGGATGGAATACTGTGCTGCCACATATTCAGACTTTTCACACAGTTTGGAATCAATCAAATACCAGAGCAGTACATAGTGCCCAGATGGACTGAAAAATTCAGAGAAGAGAAGGAGAAACAGTACAAGAAAAAATGCTCAGAGCAGATGGACACTACAATGAGATACACAAATTTTATGACTAAAATGGCTGACCTCGGCAAAACAATATGCAGCGATGGCGCAAAATACGACGCATTCATGCTTGAAGTCGACAAGATTCAGGTGAACTTCGCAACAGCACAAAAATAA